A part of Solenopsis invicta isolate M01_SB chromosome 2, UNIL_Sinv_3.0, whole genome shotgun sequence genomic DNA contains:
- the LOC105196458 gene encoding nucleolar protein 12: MDKEKLIEYVKTFPYLYDDSHPNYYNYLVKVNTWEEIADKMQSSALNCKQTWKTLKDSYRRYLKNRRDSESEQPASKIRKFKFMDELSFLLPFMQQATCSNWKDINDDNGENKSDEVEYDDKKDDDHDDKRDKRFDKNDENDDTSEEELYSDNTSEEESCLETVKKENREEINPTITQQTPKTQLKIAKERTQHNKEKYARKREILAKERYEKSIDAFFIGVAPTVKNLSPYYQNLAKKQISSIIFDLEEKHIKQSKPSEQGKRFVRHGLHKNITIKK; this comes from the exons atggataaagaaaaattaattgaatacgTTAAAACCTTTCCATATTTATATGATGACAGTCATCCAAATTACtacaattatttagtaaaagtaAATACTTGGGAAGAAATTGCAGATAAAATGCAGTCATCGG CTCTTAATTGTAAACAAACATGGAAGACTCTTAAAGATTCTTAcagaagatatttaaaaaataggcGTGATTCAGAAAGTGAACAGCCTGCTTCAAAAAttaggaaatttaaatttatggaTGAGCTGTCGTTTTTACTACCATTCATGCAACAAGCTACATGCAGTAATTGGAAAGATATCAATGATGATAATGGCGAAAATAAATCGGATGAAGTCGAATATGATGATAAAAAAGATGACGATCACGATGACAAAAGAGATAAGCGATTCGATAAAAATGACGAGAATGATGATACGAGTGAGGAGGAATTATATTCTGATAATACGAGTGAGGAGGAATCATGTCTTGAAACTGTAAAAAAGGAAAACCGAGAAGAAATCAACCCAACAATTACACAACAAACACcaaaaacacaattaaaaatagcaaaGGAACGTACTCAgcacaataaagaaaaatatgctAGAAAGCGAGAAATTTTAGCGAAAGAACGATATGAAAAATCGATAGACGCGTTCTTCATTGGTGTGGCACCAACAGTAAAGAATTTGTCTCCCTATTATCAAAACCTAGCTAAAAAACAAATATCCTCCATCATATTTGATCTTGAAGAGAAGCACATTAAACAATCTAAACCGTCTGAACAAGGAAAAAGATTTGTCAGGCATGGACTGCATAAAAACATTACCATCAAAAAGTAA